A section of the Castanea sativa cultivar Marrone di Chiusa Pesio chromosome 12, ASM4071231v1 genome encodes:
- the LOC142619848 gene encoding uncharacterized protein LOC142619848, producing the protein MKKDKGVAVANSMSPNNSGEDTEKDSLLPTIRFSSRNASSKYDFVKVKVWLGDNADHYYVLSRFLLSRMLTVTKIPNHVAIKIALELKKLLIDNSLLDVSQSDLEANLFKLMERRGYGEEYINRYKMMTRFHHQRVPLVILVCGTACVGKSTIATQLAQRLNLPNVLQTDMVYELLRTATDAPLASTPVWARDFSSSEELITEFCRECRVVRKGLAGDLKKAMKDGKPIIIEGIHIDPSIYLMDDESKTPANVPEKSKEANQVAVTCGDSTETEMENNFTNVCGSDSKKSNCPGHVSSEEGILADNMNKVSDTLESISLAESVPGSKGESLKDPEINGNASVRKEKSGAEPIIVPIVLKMSEFDHKALLEEWISTRTFNDKFLVQDKDKLMTNLKTIQDYLCSFKSQGLTVANISATTFPQTLDWLHSYLLQCIEQGISLESNEDGRRPTEN; encoded by the exons ATGAAGAAGGATAAAGGAGTGGCAGTAGCTAATTCTATGAGCCCTAATAACAGCGGAGAAGACACAGAGAAAGATTCCCTTTTACCCACCATCCGATTCTCTTCCCGTAATGCTTCCTCCAAATACGACTTCGTCAAG GTGAAGGTCTGGTTGGGTGACAATGCAGATCACTACTATGTTCTGTCTAGATTCTTGCTCAGCAGAATGTTAACTGTCACTAAG ATTCCTAATCATGTAGCTATCAAAATTGCTCTTGAACTCAAGAAGTTGCTCATAGACAACAGTCTTCTAGATGT CTCTCAGTCTGATTTGGAAGCTAATTTGTTCAAG CTTATGGAGCGACGGGGTTATGGGGAAGAGTACATTAATCGTTACAAGATGATGACCAG ATTTCACCATCAAAGAGTACCATTGGTAATTCTTGTGTGTGGAACTGCCTGTGTCGGGAAGTCTACCATTGCTACTCAACTGGCACAAAGGCTAAATTTGCCGAATGTCCTACAG ACAGATATGGTATATGAATTGCTACGAACAGCAACAGA TGCGCCATTGGCTTCTACTCCAGTATGGGCCCGGGACTTCAGCTCATCTGAGGAATTAATCACTGAATTTTGTAGAGAGTGTAGAGTTGTTCGTAAAG GTTTGGCTGGTGATTTGAAGAAAGCGATGAAAGATGGAAAACCAATTATAATTGAG GGCATACATATAGATCCTAGCATTTATTTGATGGATGACGAAAGTAAAACACCAGCTAATGTGCCGGAAAAATCAAAAGAGGCTAATCAGGTAGCTGTGACATGCGGTGATAGTACAGAAACAgaaatggaaaataattttactaATGTTTGTGGAAGTGACAGTAAAAAGAGCAACTGTCCTGGGCATGTGAGCTCAGAAGAAGGGATATTGGCCGATAACATGAATAAAGTCTCAGATACTCTTGAATCTATCAGCCTAGCAGAGAGTGTCCCTGGTAGCAAAG GTGAAAGTCTTAAGGATCCAGAGATAAATGGAAATGCTTCTGTTAGGAAGGAGAAGTCTGGTGCTGAACCAATAATTGTACCTATAGTTCTGAAAATGTCTGAATTTGATCATAAG GCATTACTAGAGGAGTGGATCTCGACTCGTACATTTAACGATAAATTTCTAGTTCAG GATAAAGATAAGCTAATGACCAACTTAAAAACCATTCAGGACTATCTTTGCTCATTCAAGTCACAG GGTTTGACGGTTGCCAATATATCTGCAACAACGTTCCCACAAACATTGGATTGGCTGCACAGTTATCTTCTTCAG TGTATTGAGCAGGGCATTTCATTGGAGTCCAATGAAGATGGTAGACGACCAACTGAAAATTAG
- the LOC142618580 gene encoding NADPH-dependent aldo-keto reductase, chloroplastic has product MRNNQVRLNCGITMPVIGLGTYSSQNDRETTELAIHMALKLGYRHFDTAKIYGSEPAVGNALRKEILDKTIEREDVFVTSKLWGSDHHDPVSALKQTLQKLGMEYLDMYLVHWPVKLKPWACDSVPKEEDFEKLDLESTWAGMEKCMEMGLCRCIGVSNFSSKKIERLLDFASVTPAVNQVEMHPMWRQSKLRETCADHKIHVSAYSPLGAPGNAWGSTAVVDSPIIRSIALKHKATPAQVALQWGISKGSSVIVKSFNKDRMKENMGSSDLKLDDQDFPEIDNLEQSKTMRGDFLVNQTTSPYKTLHDLWDEDI; this is encoded by the exons atgaggaACAATCAGGTGCGTTTGAACTGTGGAATAACAATGCCTGTCATTGGACTAGGCACTTATTCCTCCCAAAATGATAGGGAGACAACAGAATTAGCCATTCATATGGCCCTCAAG TTGGGTTACAGGCATTTTGATACAGCAAAAATATATGGGTCCGAGCCAGCAGTGGGAAATGCTTTAAGAAAGGAAATTCTTGATAAGACAATAGAAAGAGAAGACGTTTTTGTTACATCTAAACTCTGGGGGAGTGATCACCATGATCCTGTTTCAGCACTCAAGCAAACTCTACA GAAGTTGGGAATGGAATATTTGGACATGTACCTAGTGCACTGGCCAGTGAAGTTGAAGCCATGGGCTTGTGATTCAGTTCCAAAAGAAGAGGACTTTGAAAAACTAGACCTTGAGTCCACCTGGGCTGGAATGGAGAAGTGCATGGAGATGGGGTTGTGTAGGTGCATTGGTGTGAGCAATTTCTCCAGCAAGAAGATCGAACGGCTGCTAGATTTTGCTTCTGTGACTCCAGCCGTCAATCAG GTGGAAATGCACCCAATGTGGAGGCAAAGCAAGCTCAGAGAGACCTGTGCAGACCACAAAATTCATGTAAGTGCCTACTCACCACTAGGTGCGCCTGGAAATGCATGGGGATCAACAGCTGTGGTAGATAGCCCAATTATCAGATCCATTGCTCTCAAACACAAAGCAACACCAGCTCAG GTTGCTCTACAATGGGGAATATCGAAAGGATCAAGCGTGATTGTCAAGAGCTTTAATAAAGATAGGATGAAGGAGAACATGGGGTCCTCTGATTTGAAGTTGGATGACCAAGATTTCCCTGAGATTGACAATTTGGAGCAGAGCAAGACCATGAGAGGGGATTTTCTTGTTAACCAAACAACAAGCCCATACAAGACACTTCATGATTTGTGGGATGAAGATATTTAA